CGCTTGTTGTGCGTGATGATGATGAACTGCGAGTCCTTGGAGAACTTCCGGATGATGTTGTTGAACTTGTCGATGTTGGCGTCGTCGAGCGGCGCGTCCACTTCGTCAAAGATGCAGAACGGAGCCGGCTTCAGCAGGTAGATGCCGAACAGGAGCGCGGTCGCGGTGAGGGTCTTTTCTCCACCCGACAACTGGGAGATCGACAAGGGGCGCTTGCCTTTCGGTTTGGCCACGATCTGGACATCCGAATCCGTGGGATTGTCCGGGTTGAGCAGGACCAGGTCGCAATCGTCGTCTTCGGTAAACAGGGAACGGAAAACGCGAATGAAATTTTCCCGGATGGAGTGGAAGGCCGTCATGAAGTTCTCGCGGGCCGTCTTCTCGATCTCTTCGATGGTCTGCAAGAGTGATTCCTTGGCCTTGATCAGGTCGTCCTTCTGGGTGGTGATGAAGGTGTGGCGTTCCTGGATCTCGTTATACGCTTCAACCGCCATGGGGTTGATCGGACCGTACGTGTCCAGCTGGTGTTTCTGCTTGGCAACTTTTTCCCGCAACACCTCTTCCGTCCAGTCGGGTGAAGGTTCGCGTTCGAGGATGTCGTTGATGTCGATGTTGAATTCGACCGACAGGCGCTCCTTGAGCGAGTTGAGCTGGATCTTTAATTCGGTCGTACGTTCCTTGATGGCCTGAGCCAACTGGTCGCACTGCTCGCGCTGGTGACGGATCTGCCGGATGCGGTTCTCCAGTTCGTCGATCTCGCCGCGCGAACGGTAGAATTCGGTTTCGACGAGGCTGACCGATTTCTCGAGCTCTTCCTTCTCGGCATAGAGTTCCAGCAATTGTCCGTCGAAATCGGTGGACGATTGGAGCAACTCCCGGATCTGTTCCTGGATGTAATCCAATTCGGCCACATTGGCCGTGATGTTGCGTTGCAGGTTGCCTTCCAGTTCGACCTTGTACCCGTGATCCCGGATGATGCCGGCGATCTTGTTCTGCTGCTGGATGCAATGGATGTTGTGCTGGTTGTATTCCGTACCGGCACGGTTCATCTCGTCGGTCAGCGTGTTGAACTCGGTTTGCAGGGCCGACAGATGGCTGGTGACCTCATCAAACCGCACCCGGAGCTGCAGGATGTGCTCCTGGTAGCTCAGGTTGTCCTGCTGCAGGGTGTTGTCGATCTCGTGCAACTGGGCATTCAGGTTGTCGAGCAGTTTCTGGTTGTTGTCGATACCGGCTTGCAGGTGTTCCGTCTTGTGGTGCAACGAAGCGAACTCCTGTACCGCCCGGTTCAGCTCTTGCTGGAAGTGCTTTTTCCGGCCGGTGAGTTCGTCGCGTTCGCGCCGGGTAGCCTGTAAAGCCGCCTGCAGACGATCACGCTCCTGGCGGTGGGTCTCCAGGGAGGCGGTCAATTGTTCGATCTCTTTGGAAAGCGTATCCAGATGCTTGGCGCGTCCGATGCGCTTTCCGTCGAAGAGGCCGACCGAGCCGCCGGAAAGGGCGTGGCGGGTACGGCAGTATTTGCCGTTGCGGGAAATGAAGATGCGGTCCTCCTGGCTTTCACGCAGGAAGGGTGTGCGGTCCTCGTCTTCCACGACGATGTATACGTTTCGCAGGAGGTGATTGCAAAGGGCCTGGTAGCGTGGCTCTACGTCGAGGATGGAGAGGGCAGGGATGGTGCCTTGCGGGCCGTTGGAATCGGTAGAGGCGCTTCCTTCGAAATTTTGGAGGATGAAGAAATTCGCGCGGCCTTTCGCGGCTTGTGCCAGCAGGTTAACCGCCTGGCTGGCGGCTTCAATATCCTCGATCACGAAATAGTTCATGAACGGATCGAGGTAATTTTCAATTGCCGTCTTGAACTCGGCCTGGCAGCTCAGGATTTCCGAGAACAGGGGAGCGCGAAGTGCGTCCGGCGCGTTCTTACGCAGGTAACGCAGCGATTCCGGATAACCCTCGAGGTTCTCGACGAGGCTCTTGGTGAGGTTGAATTCATTCTGGCGGGCGTCCAGCTTACGACCCTCGGCCATGAGCGACTCATTCGCCTTTTTCAATTCTTCTTCGTAACGCGTCAGGTCGGCGCCGATCTGTACTTCGCGTTCAAGCAGCGAATTCAACTCCTGTTCCCGGTTGTCTTTGTTGAGGCGGCTCTGGTCGGTATCGGAGCTGATGCGTCCGAGTTCCTGCTCTTTGTGGCTGGTGTCGGAGCCCAGTCGTTCGATCTCCTTCTGAAGGGATTCTTTCCGCGCCTGGGTGACCGCGAGCGTTTTCTCCGTTTCATGCATCGCCGTCTGGATCGACTGCGATTCGGTGGTAAAGCGGTGGATGTCGCTCTTCATTTCGTCGTGGCGGGAACGCACGACGTCGAGCGCGGTTTTCATTTCCTGTAACTGTGCCTGAAGCTGGTCAAGCAGGGATTCCTCCTGCAAACGATCGGTTTCCGACTGGCGGATCTGGTCCTGAGTCGTCTGCAGATTGGCGCGATCGGAAGAGATCTGCTGCGTCAGGGTCTGCTCCTTGTCCTGGAGGTACTTCAGTTTTTCATTACTGACCTTCTTGTCGTTTTCCTGAGAGCGGATCGTGTCGACTTTCAGATTGAGTTTCTTTTGTGACTCCGTCAGTTCCTTCTCGCGATCGAGTGCGAGCAGTTTCTTTTGCTGTAGTTCGGCTTCACTGGTATCCAGTTGGGTATCCAGCGCGACCTTTTGTTCCACCTGCTGGACTTCCTGCTGCTGCAGTTCGTCGAATGTCTGCTTGCTGCCGGACAAGGTGAAAACCGCCAGTTCGGTACTCAGTTCTTTGTATTGTTCCTTGAGCCGGTAGTAACGCTCGGTTTTCTT
This genomic stretch from Bacteroidota bacterium harbors:
- the smc gene encoding chromosome segregation protein SMC, giving the protein MRLTTLEIKGFKSFGEKVTIHFDKGVTSIVGPNGSGKSNVVDAIRWVLGEQKTRMLRSEKMENIIFNGTKSRKAANVAEVSLTFENTKNILPTEYSTVTISRRYYREGESEYLLNGVTCRLKDITELFLDTGIGSDSYAIIELKMVDEILNDKNNAIKNLLEEAAGISKYKIRKKQTFQKLEDTEGDLNRVNDLLFEIERNMKSLESQSKKTERYYRLKEQYKELSTELAVFTLSGSKQTFDELQQQEVQQVEQKVALDTQLDTSEAELQQKKLLALDREKELTESQKKLNLKVDTIRSQENDKKVSNEKLKYLQDKEQTLTQQISSDRANLQTTQDQIRQSETDRLQEESLLDQLQAQLQEMKTALDVVRSRHDEMKSDIHRFTTESQSIQTAMHETEKTLAVTQARKESLQKEIERLGSDTSHKEQELGRISSDTDQSRLNKDNREQELNSLLEREVQIGADLTRYEEELKKANESLMAEGRKLDARQNEFNLTKSLVENLEGYPESLRYLRKNAPDALRAPLFSEILSCQAEFKTAIENYLDPFMNYFVIEDIEAASQAVNLLAQAAKGRANFFILQNFEGSASTDSNGPQGTIPALSILDVEPRYQALCNHLLRNVYIVVEDEDRTPFLRESQEDRIFISRNGKYCRTRHALSGGSVGLFDGKRIGRAKHLDTLSKEIEQLTASLETHRQERDRLQAALQATRRERDELTGRKKHFQQELNRAVQEFASLHHKTEHLQAGIDNNQKLLDNLNAQLHEIDNTLQQDNLSYQEHILQLRVRFDEVTSHLSALQTEFNTLTDEMNRAGTEYNQHNIHCIQQQNKIAGIIRDHGYKVELEGNLQRNITANVAELDYIQEQIRELLQSSTDFDGQLLELYAEKEELEKSVSLVETEFYRSRGEIDELENRIRQIRHQREQCDQLAQAIKERTTELKIQLNSLKERLSVEFNIDINDILEREPSPDWTEEVLREKVAKQKHQLDTYGPINPMAVEAYNEIQERHTFITTQKDDLIKAKESLLQTIEEIEKTARENFMTAFHSIRENFIRVFRSLFTEDDDCDLVLLNPDNPTDSDVQIVAKPKGKRPLSISQLSGGEKTLTATALLFGIYLLKPAPFCIFDEVDAPLDDANIDKFNNIIRKFSKDSQFIIITHNKRTMAATDIMYGITMVETGVTQVVPVDLTEMEETV